The Brachyspira sp. SAP_772 nucleotide sequence CTGCCTTTAAAAGCACCATATTTAATAACAGCCTCTTTAGCATATTCAGAACAAGAAGGAATATACCTGCAAGAAGGCCTAAGATATGGTGATATTGCTTTTTGATATATAAAAATTAAAAACAATAATATTTTCTTAAGCATAAAAAACTATATCCATCAAATCCTATAAAACAACTTCATTAACTCTTTTTTATAATCCAAAAATGAAC carries:
- the yidD gene encoding membrane protein insertion efficiency factor YidD; protein product: MLKKILLFLIFIYQKAISPYLRPSCRYIPSCSEYAKEAVIKYGAFKG